Proteins encoded in a region of the Anopheles aquasalis chromosome 2, idAnoAquaMG_Q_19, whole genome shotgun sequence genome:
- the LOC126580645 gene encoding tyrosine-protein phosphatase 99A-like isoform X1, with amino-acid sequence MSCSIVAKWKFIVCGLIFAAPLIASSGASRMFDLENTPIIKYVAVAGKNITLDCPGVSERSLAESLVWRTTHTIAEYINGLPLVSNQRFTLVPDNFSLHLSPALASDTAEYSCLLNDRHNPEAIVDLLVQDVPEPPGRPLVVSFTSRSVDLSWAHSQDPRNAPVTNFIIETRIGENGDWEQEPPIDTKSSVAAYQVTGLQPFTVYSFRVIAVNKLGSSQPSKESYYFVTLREAPTGKPVTTIAHNTSATSVYISWKAPPPESILGEFLGYRITYRPRDYHTDDVKEIYIRDSAVENHEIHNLETYTQYLVSIQVFNPEGLGPPTTVLVMTDEGEPSPPQNLTVLEVTSTTIKLTWREPEKANGAIHGYRVYYIHLNQTELHMPILKLSEMQNSVYHYTLSNLKPFTEYRILVTAFTKKHDGKPSEVAQRTDVSGPSAPKVVNLTCHSHNALYYGWRIPQTFYNTIDLYIISYRNMAYHEFREIRITVNASILETSLIIPNLTTNSVYEVKVRAATFSVINPKQIILGSYSEPRKISLLPNCEKVPLTSLRQAYDDYNLAVLAGIVFSCFVLLLIVLALILWKKCFHAAYYYLDDPQPCQGSQAGLIDWEGPSDVGGEVRCPVPVADFAKHVAQLHADGDIGFSKEYEAIQGEALNDEYPSENSQHPENKGKNRYLNVIAYDHSRVHLRQVPGQKKHLDYINANFIDGYQKPRAFIGTQGPLPGTFDCFWRMIWEQRVAVIVMITNLVERGRRKCDMYWPKDGTETYGIVQVRLVKEDVMATYTVRTLHIKHLKMKKKKQSQQEKIVYQYHYTNWPDHGTPDHPLPVINFVKKSTTANPPDGGPIVVHCSAGVGRTGTFIVLDAMLKQIETKGTLNVFGFLRYIRAQRNYLVQTEEQYIFIHDALVEAIDSGETNIKAEAIGGLVNHLDYIDGQYKLIISYQPKEINLTSSLKPVNAIKNRSSLVPLEGSRVHLTPKPGVEGSDYINATWLHGFRRLRDFIVTQHPLIETFKDFWQMVWDHNAQTVVLLSSVDNMSFLQFWPNESEPIESDYYRIRLVSETSEGDYIVRSFVIQSIQDDYELNVKMFENPAWPDMNNTRSIFDFVLRVHERCSEYRNGPIVVVDRYGGFQACQFCCISSLAMQLEYDRTANIYTYAKLYHNRRPGIWTSYDDIRQIYRILSYMPPDLGLLRCTELRTEFDDAAMMTATPDLYSKICSNGSINNQLTGGGGAGGGGGGTPDAMGNGTTTHGNAPTMQPPSGGTTNNMANAQPVHMTMGGGPPPAGVQGVGVAASATTLQNGGTVIVKMNGEDNDELSVVVATGNHHLNLDHNQS; translated from the exons ATCTTGAAAACACTCCCATCATCAAGTACGTAGCAGTAGCCGGCAAAAACATTACCCTCGACTGTCCGGGGGTGAGCGAGCGTTCGCTGGCGGAATCGTTGGTCTGGCGGACCACCCACACCATCGCCGAGTACATCAACGGTCTGCCGCTGGTCAGCAATCAGCGG TTCACGCTGGTACCTGATAATTTTAGCCTCCACCTTAGCCCGGCCCTGGCCAGTGATACGGCCGAGTACAGCTGCCTACTGAACGACCGGCACAACCCGGAAGCCATCGTCGATTTGCTGGTACAAG ATGTTCCCGAGCCACCCGGACGTCCGCTGGTCGTAAGCTTCACGTCACGTTCGGTCGATTTATCCTGGGCTCACTCGCAGGACCCCCGAAATGCACCGGTTACAAATTTCATCATCGAAACACG GATCGGCGAGAACGGTGACTGGGAGCAGGAGCCCCCGATCGACACCAAGAGCAGTGTGGCGGCGTATCAGGTGACAGGCCTGCAGCCGTTCACCGTGTACAGCTTCCGCGTCATCGCCGTCAACAAGCTCGGCTCCAGCCAACCATCGAAGGAGTCGTACTACTTCGTAACGCTGCGCGAGG caccgACGGGCAAACCGGTAACAACAATCGCGCACAACACGTCCGCCACCTCTGTATATATCTCGTGGaaggcaccgccaccggaatcgATACTCGGCGAGTTTCTCGGCTATCGGATAACGTACCGGCCCCGGGACTACCACACGGACGACGTCAAAGAGATCTACATCCGCGATAGTGCCGTTGAG AACCACGAGATACATAACCTCGAAACGTACACGCAGTATCTGGTCTCGATACAAGTGTTCAACCCGGAAGGATTaggaccaccgaccaccgtgcTGGTTATGACAGATGAAGGAG AGCCAAGCCCACCACAGAACCTGACCGTGCTTGAGGTGACATCGACCACGATCAAGCTGACCTGGCGGGAACCGGAAAAGGCCAACGGTGCAATCCACGGGTACCGGGTGTACTATATCCACCTCAATCAGACCGAGCTTCACATGCCCATACTGAAGCTGAGCGAGATGCAGAACTCCGTCTACCATTACACACTTTCCAATCTGA AACCCTTCACGGAGTATCGCATTCTGGTGACGGCATTCACGAAAAAGCACGACGGTAAACCGTCGGAGGTAGCGCAGCGAACCGACGTGAGCGGACCGAGTGCTCCGAAGGTGGTCAATCTAACGTGCCACTCGCACAACGCACTCTACTACGGTTGGCGCATCCCGCAGACCTTCTACAACACGATCGATCTCTACATCATCAGCTACCGGAACATGGCGTACCACGAGTTCCGCGAGATACGCATCACCGTCAATGCGTCCATCTTGGAAACATCG TTAATCATTCCCAATCTCACCACCAACTCGGTGTACGAGGTGAAAGTGCGTGCCGCAACGTTCAGCGTCATCAATCCGAAGCAAATCATCCTAGGCTCGTACTCGGAACCGCGTAAG ATTTCCCTGCTACCCAATTGCGAGAAGGTACCACTGACGTCACTACGGCAGGCCTACGACGACTACAATCTGGCCGTGCTGGCCGGCATCGTGTTTAGCTGCTTCGTGCTACTGCTGATAGTGCTCGCGCTGATACTATGGAA AAAGTGCTTCCATGCTGCCTACTACTATCTGGATGATCCACAACCCTGCCAAGGATCACAGGccggattgattgattgggaGGGTCCGAGTGACGTTGGTGGTGAAGTACGGTGCCCCGTGCCAGTTGCTGATTTCGCAAAACATGTCGCACAGCTGCACGCCGACGGTGACATCGGGTTCAGCAAGGAGTACGAAGCGATCCAGGGCGAAGCGCTGAACGATGAGTATCCATCGGAGAACTCGCAACACCCGGAAAACAAGGGTAAAAACCGATACCTCAACGTGATTGCTT ATGATCACAGCAGGGTGCACTTGCGGCAGGTACCGGGGCAGAAGAAACATCTCGATTACATCAACGCAAACTTCATCGATGGCTACCAGAAGCCGCGGGCCTTCATCGGCACCCAGGGCCCACTGCCCGGTACGTTCGATTGTTTCTGGCGCATGATCTGGGAGCAGCGAGTcgcggtgatcgtgatgataaCGAACCTGGTCGAACGGGGTCGCCGCAAGTGTGATATGTACTGGCCAAAGGATGGTACCGAGACGTACGGCATTGTGCAGGTACGGCTCGTCAAGGAGGACGTTATGGCCACCTACACCGTGCGCACGCTGCACATCAAACacttgaagatgaagaagaagaagcaatccCAGCAGGAGAAGATCGTGTACCAGTATCACTACACGAACTGGCCCGATCACGGCACACCGGATCATCCGTTGCCGGTGATCAATTTTGTAAAGAAATCGACCACCGCTAACCCACCGGACGGCGGACCGATCGTAGTGCACTGTTCGGCCGGTGTTGGCCGTACCGGAACGTTCATCGTGCTGGATGCCATGTTGAAGCAGATCGAAACGAAGGGTACGTTGAATGTGTTTGGCTTCTTGCGGTACATCCGTGCGCAGCGCAACTATCTGGTGCAGACCGAGGAGCAGTACATCTTCATCCACGATGCACTCGTCGAAGCGATCGACAGTGGAGAGACGAACATTAAGGCGGAAGCGATCGGCGGGCTGGTGAATCATCTCGATTACATCGATGGCCAGTATAAG CTCATCATAAGTTACCAACCGAAAGAGATCAATCTCACGTCCTCGCTGAAGCCGGTCAATGCGATCAAGAACCGTAGCTCGCTGGTACCACTGGAGGGTAGCCGTGTGCACTTGACGCCCAAACCGGGTGTTGAGGGTAGTGATTACATCAATGCCACCTGGCTGCACGGGTTCCGGCGGCTGCGTGACTTTATCGTAACGCAGCATCCACTGATCGAAACGTTTAAGGACTTTTGGCAGATGGTGTGGGACCATAATGCCCAGACGGTTGTGTTACTCTCATCGGTGGACAATATG TCTTTCTTGCAATTTTGGCCCAATGAATCGGAACCGATCGAAAGCGATTACTATCGTATCCGTTTGGTGTCGGAAACTTCCGAGGGTGATTACATTGTGCGCAGCTTCGTGATACAATCGATACAGGATGACTACGAGCTGAAtgtgaaaatgtttgaaaatccaGCCTGGCCTGACATGAACAATACGCGCTCGATCTTTGACTTTGTGCTGCGGGTCCACGAGCGCTGCAGTGAATACCGGAACGGAccgatcgtcgttgtcgatag ATACGGTGGATTCCAGGCTTGTCAGTTCTGCTGTATCAGCTCGCTGGCGATGCAGCTGGAGTACGATCGGACGGCCAACATTTACACCTATGCCAAGCTGTACCACAACCGGCGACCTGGCATCTGGACGTCGTACGACGACATACGGCAGATCTACCGAATACTTTCTTACATGCCGCCAGACCTGGGTCTGCTGCGGTGTACCGAGCTGCGCACCGAGTTTGACGATGCCGCCATGATGACGGCCACACCGGATCTGTACAGTAAGATCTGTAGCAACGGTAGCATCAACAACCAGCTAACcgggggaggtggtgctggaggcggtggtggaggcactCCTGATGCCATGGGAAATGGCACCACAACCCATGGAAACGCACCAACCATGCAGCCACCATCGGGTGGAACGACGAACAACATGGCGAATGCTCAACCGGTCCATATGACAATGGGaggtggaccaccaccggctggtgTACAGGGAGTCGGTGTGGCTGCCTCGGCAACAACGCTGCAGAACGGTGGTACGGTAATTGTCAAGATGAATGGCGAAGACAACGACGAGCTGTCGGTTGTGGTAGCCACTGGCAACCATCACCTAAACCTTGATCACAATCAATCGTAA
- the LOC126571925 gene encoding ubiquinol-cytochrome-c reductase complex assembly factor 2 gives MSQHYKNFLSLLERWPLDKSKVGRDLGQYLRDQLKAVLGSSNIIAVKDERLNGQFRALENIVNDVHAKKYPRTLSSTATGLSGEQCREVLSTEFLQLLQNKQSSKKEE, from the coding sequence ATGTCCCAACACTACAAGAACTTTCTCAGTCTGCTGGAGCGGTGGCCGCTGGATAAGAGCAAAGTAGGCCGTGACTTGGGGCAGTATTTGCGGGACCAGCTGAAGGCGGTACTCGGATCGTCGAACATTATCGCCGTTAAGGACGAACGGTTGAACGGGCAGTTCCGGGCGCTGGAGAACATCGTGAACGACGTGCACGCCAAGAAGTATCCGCGTACGCTCagctccaccgccaccggactCTCGGGTGAGCAGTGCCGGGAAGTGCTGTCCACCGAGTTCCTACAGTTATTGCAGAACaagcagagcagcaaaaaggaGGAATAA
- the LOC126580645 gene encoding tyrosine-protein phosphatase 99A-like isoform X2: MALDGRLKRTVAVAGVLVLLLFEINGASPIAMQPTTKTTTTMTLGDSGTSLSSPMITTPTTVPPEQAMEHHHHVDSEPSLRYTDGRSDEFDQEEPEEPFVLPVKSTSPKGLSLTTTPVVRVVPIGGARANDEPHTSTHDPTFSADDEIEPSPPQNLTVLEVTSTTIKLTWREPEKANGAIHGYRVYYIHLNQTELHMPILKLSEMQNSVYHYTLSNLKPFTEYRILVTAFTKKHDGKPSEVAQRTDVSGPSAPKVVNLTCHSHNALYYGWRIPQTFYNTIDLYIISYRNMAYHEFREIRITVNASILETSLIIPNLTTNSVYEVKVRAATFSVINPKQIILGSYSEPRKISLLPNCEKVPLTSLRQAYDDYNLAVLAGIVFSCFVLLLIVLALILWKKCFHAAYYYLDDPQPCQGSQAGLIDWEGPSDVGGEVRCPVPVADFAKHVAQLHADGDIGFSKEYEAIQGEALNDEYPSENSQHPENKGKNRYLNVIAYDHSRVHLRQVPGQKKHLDYINANFIDGYQKPRAFIGTQGPLPGTFDCFWRMIWEQRVAVIVMITNLVERGRRKCDMYWPKDGTETYGIVQVRLVKEDVMATYTVRTLHIKHLKMKKKKQSQQEKIVYQYHYTNWPDHGTPDHPLPVINFVKKSTTANPPDGGPIVVHCSAGVGRTGTFIVLDAMLKQIETKGTLNVFGFLRYIRAQRNYLVQTEEQYIFIHDALVEAIDSGETNIKAEAIGGLVNHLDYIDGQYKLIISYQPKEINLTSSLKPVNAIKNRSSLVPLEGSRVHLTPKPGVEGSDYINATWLHGFRRLRDFIVTQHPLIETFKDFWQMVWDHNAQTVVLLSSVDNMSFLQFWPNESEPIESDYYRIRLVSETSEGDYIVRSFVIQSIQDDYELNVKMFENPAWPDMNNTRSIFDFVLRVHERCSEYRNGPIVVVDRYGGFQACQFCCISSLAMQLEYDRTANIYTYAKLYHNRRPGIWTSYDDIRQIYRILSYMPPDLGLLRCTELRTEFDDAAMMTATPDLYSKICSNGSINNQLTGGGGAGGGGGGTPDAMGNGTTTHGNAPTMQPPSGGTTNNMANAQPVHMTMGGGPPPAGVQGVGVAASATTLQNGGTVIVKMNGEDNDELSVVVATGNHHLNLDHNQS, translated from the exons ATGGCGTTGGACGGAAGGCTGAAGAGGACGGTGGCAGTAGCGGGGGTGTTGGTGCTACTTCTGTTCGAGATCAACGGTGCTTCCCCCATCGCCATGCAaccgacaacgaagacgacgacgacgatgaccctGGGTGACTCTGGGACCTCGTTATCATCACCGATGATCACCACCCCGACCACGGTGCCACCGGAGCAGGCCAtggagcaccaccatcacgttGATTCGGAGCCGTCACTACGGTACACTGATGGACGATCGGATGAGTTTGATCAGGAGGAACCGGAGGAACCGTTCGTTTTACCCGTCAAATCGACCTCACCGAAAGGATTGTCCCTGACGACGACACCGGTCGTGCGTGTCGTTCCGATCGGCGGTGCACGTGCCAACGATGAACCACACACCTCCACGCATGATCCAACGTTTTCGGCTGACGATGAGATTG AGCCAAGCCCACCACAGAACCTGACCGTGCTTGAGGTGACATCGACCACGATCAAGCTGACCTGGCGGGAACCGGAAAAGGCCAACGGTGCAATCCACGGGTACCGGGTGTACTATATCCACCTCAATCAGACCGAGCTTCACATGCCCATACTGAAGCTGAGCGAGATGCAGAACTCCGTCTACCATTACACACTTTCCAATCTGA AACCCTTCACGGAGTATCGCATTCTGGTGACGGCATTCACGAAAAAGCACGACGGTAAACCGTCGGAGGTAGCGCAGCGAACCGACGTGAGCGGACCGAGTGCTCCGAAGGTGGTCAATCTAACGTGCCACTCGCACAACGCACTCTACTACGGTTGGCGCATCCCGCAGACCTTCTACAACACGATCGATCTCTACATCATCAGCTACCGGAACATGGCGTACCACGAGTTCCGCGAGATACGCATCACCGTCAATGCGTCCATCTTGGAAACATCG TTAATCATTCCCAATCTCACCACCAACTCGGTGTACGAGGTGAAAGTGCGTGCCGCAACGTTCAGCGTCATCAATCCGAAGCAAATCATCCTAGGCTCGTACTCGGAACCGCGTAAG ATTTCCCTGCTACCCAATTGCGAGAAGGTACCACTGACGTCACTACGGCAGGCCTACGACGACTACAATCTGGCCGTGCTGGCCGGCATCGTGTTTAGCTGCTTCGTGCTACTGCTGATAGTGCTCGCGCTGATACTATGGAA AAAGTGCTTCCATGCTGCCTACTACTATCTGGATGATCCACAACCCTGCCAAGGATCACAGGccggattgattgattgggaGGGTCCGAGTGACGTTGGTGGTGAAGTACGGTGCCCCGTGCCAGTTGCTGATTTCGCAAAACATGTCGCACAGCTGCACGCCGACGGTGACATCGGGTTCAGCAAGGAGTACGAAGCGATCCAGGGCGAAGCGCTGAACGATGAGTATCCATCGGAGAACTCGCAACACCCGGAAAACAAGGGTAAAAACCGATACCTCAACGTGATTGCTT ATGATCACAGCAGGGTGCACTTGCGGCAGGTACCGGGGCAGAAGAAACATCTCGATTACATCAACGCAAACTTCATCGATGGCTACCAGAAGCCGCGGGCCTTCATCGGCACCCAGGGCCCACTGCCCGGTACGTTCGATTGTTTCTGGCGCATGATCTGGGAGCAGCGAGTcgcggtgatcgtgatgataaCGAACCTGGTCGAACGGGGTCGCCGCAAGTGTGATATGTACTGGCCAAAGGATGGTACCGAGACGTACGGCATTGTGCAGGTACGGCTCGTCAAGGAGGACGTTATGGCCACCTACACCGTGCGCACGCTGCACATCAAACacttgaagatgaagaagaagaagcaatccCAGCAGGAGAAGATCGTGTACCAGTATCACTACACGAACTGGCCCGATCACGGCACACCGGATCATCCGTTGCCGGTGATCAATTTTGTAAAGAAATCGACCACCGCTAACCCACCGGACGGCGGACCGATCGTAGTGCACTGTTCGGCCGGTGTTGGCCGTACCGGAACGTTCATCGTGCTGGATGCCATGTTGAAGCAGATCGAAACGAAGGGTACGTTGAATGTGTTTGGCTTCTTGCGGTACATCCGTGCGCAGCGCAACTATCTGGTGCAGACCGAGGAGCAGTACATCTTCATCCACGATGCACTCGTCGAAGCGATCGACAGTGGAGAGACGAACATTAAGGCGGAAGCGATCGGCGGGCTGGTGAATCATCTCGATTACATCGATGGCCAGTATAAG CTCATCATAAGTTACCAACCGAAAGAGATCAATCTCACGTCCTCGCTGAAGCCGGTCAATGCGATCAAGAACCGTAGCTCGCTGGTACCACTGGAGGGTAGCCGTGTGCACTTGACGCCCAAACCGGGTGTTGAGGGTAGTGATTACATCAATGCCACCTGGCTGCACGGGTTCCGGCGGCTGCGTGACTTTATCGTAACGCAGCATCCACTGATCGAAACGTTTAAGGACTTTTGGCAGATGGTGTGGGACCATAATGCCCAGACGGTTGTGTTACTCTCATCGGTGGACAATATG TCTTTCTTGCAATTTTGGCCCAATGAATCGGAACCGATCGAAAGCGATTACTATCGTATCCGTTTGGTGTCGGAAACTTCCGAGGGTGATTACATTGTGCGCAGCTTCGTGATACAATCGATACAGGATGACTACGAGCTGAAtgtgaaaatgtttgaaaatccaGCCTGGCCTGACATGAACAATACGCGCTCGATCTTTGACTTTGTGCTGCGGGTCCACGAGCGCTGCAGTGAATACCGGAACGGAccgatcgtcgttgtcgatag ATACGGTGGATTCCAGGCTTGTCAGTTCTGCTGTATCAGCTCGCTGGCGATGCAGCTGGAGTACGATCGGACGGCCAACATTTACACCTATGCCAAGCTGTACCACAACCGGCGACCTGGCATCTGGACGTCGTACGACGACATACGGCAGATCTACCGAATACTTTCTTACATGCCGCCAGACCTGGGTCTGCTGCGGTGTACCGAGCTGCGCACCGAGTTTGACGATGCCGCCATGATGACGGCCACACCGGATCTGTACAGTAAGATCTGTAGCAACGGTAGCATCAACAACCAGCTAACcgggggaggtggtgctggaggcggtggtggaggcactCCTGATGCCATGGGAAATGGCACCACAACCCATGGAAACGCACCAACCATGCAGCCACCATCGGGTGGAACGACGAACAACATGGCGAATGCTCAACCGGTCCATATGACAATGGGaggtggaccaccaccggctggtgTACAGGGAGTCGGTGTGGCTGCCTCGGCAACAACGCTGCAGAACGGTGGTACGGTAATTGTCAAGATGAATGGCGAAGACAACGACGAGCTGTCGGTTGTGGTAGCCACTGGCAACCATCACCTAAACCTTGATCACAATCAATCGTAA
- the LOC126571924 gene encoding probable methyltransferase-like protein 15 homolog, translated as MIGGSVRVVWRRPQSLVLVSRITIGTLHNNRRGHGTAAARTPPHHPVMAGETVRFLEPQDNQTFIDMTFGAGGHSRALLEAAPGATIIALDRDPHAHRLACEMATEYPGRILPVLGRFSELPSLLRSLPEGYGRQRFIDGIIFDFGCSSMQFDEASRGFSIAHDGPLDMRMDKDRCPEQLSAAEVLARVQEQDLARILKVYGEEKQAKKIARAIVNARFTVKRIETTAELASIVAHCLSSSNQGNETGSASSASSFEYRQDKLRRPAHVATKTFQALRIFVNNELNEINYGMVLARHLLRTGGKLVTIAFHSLEDTIVKRHLTGHVVDDVASRVPLQFISHTLAHETDTMQEMMKPNWRQLTKHVVVPSEAEVFTNPRSRSAKLRAAVRLS; from the coding sequence ATGATCGGCGGCTCGGTGCGAGTAGTTTGGCGACGACCACAGTCGCTAGTGCTAGTCTCTAGGATAACGATAGGAACCCTGCATAACAACCGGCGAGGACatggaactgcagcagcgcgaacaccaccacaccatcctGTGATGGCCGGGGAAACGGTCCGGTTTCTCGAACCACAGGACAACCAAACCTTCATCGATATGACATTCGGGGCTGGCGGACATTCAAGGGCCCTTCTTGAAGCCGCGCCCGGTGCCACAATCATTGCACTCGATCGTGATCCACATGCGCACCGGTTGGCGTGCGAAATGGCAACCGAATACCCTGGCCGTATTCTACCCGTGCTGGGTCGCTTTTCGGAACTGCCCTCACTGCTACGCTCCCTTCCCGAGGGTTACGGTCGGCAACGGTTCATCGATGGAAtcattttcgatttcggttgctCCTCGATGCAGTTCGATGAGGCCTCGCGCGGCttctcgatcgctcacgatgGTCCACTTGATATGCGGATGGACAAGGATCGCTGTCCGGAGCAGCTATCGGCGGCGGAAGTGTTGGCGCGCGTACAGGAACAAGATCTGGCCCGCATTCTCAAGGTGTACGGTGAGGAAAAGCAGGCCAAGAAGATTGCTCGCGCTATCGTGAACGCTCGGTTTACGGTGAAACGCATCGAAACGACGGCTGAACTGGCCAGTATCGTGGCGCACTgtctgagcagcagcaatcaagGGAATGAAACCGGTTCCGCTTCCAGTGCCAGCTCGTTCGAGTACCGCCAGGATAAGTTACGCCGACCGGCGCACGTGGCAACGAAAACGTTTCAAGCGCTGCGCATCTTCGTGAACAACGAGCTGAACGAGATTAACTACGGTATGGTGCTGGCGAGGCACTTGCTGCGAACGGGCGGTAAGCTCGTTACGATCGCGTTCCACTCGCTGGAAGACACGATCGTCAAGCGGCATCTGACGGGGCATGTGGTGGACGATGTGGCCAGCCGGGTACCGCTACAGTTCATCAGCCACACACTGGCTCACGAAACCGACACGATGCAGGAGATGATGAAACCGAACTGGCGCCAACTTACCAAACATGTCGTCGTACCATCAGAGGCGGAAGTGTTCACCAATCCCCGGAGTCGATCGGCGAAACTGCGAGCAGCCGTACGGTTGAGCTGA